The Candidatus Bathyarchaeota archaeon DNA segment AAATTTTGAAAGTAAAATTTCTGATAATCAAATACAATTGAAAGATCATGAGGAAACTAGGATAATCCTAAGTAATATTTCTAGTACCATACCGCATCTTGAGAATCAAATAAATGAAAAGACGAAACAGATCAAGGAAGCGACTCAAGAAATCAATGAAATTAAAACAAGAATCAAGGCGATTGAAGAGAAGATAGATCCTTTAAACAAGATCGAAAAATCAACAAAAATGACAATGGAAGCATTGAGCAAAGAAATTACCAATCTTGAACTTAAAGAAAGGGAGTTATTAAAGGAAGAGAATGTTCTAAAAAATAAGATTAAAGATTACGAGTCAGTTCAAAAAAATAAAAGTTGTCCAACATGCGATAGACCAATAGAATCAGCACAGTTCATAGATAAAATTAACGAGAAAAATTCTGAAAAAGCAGAGATAGAAAAACGGCGAAAAATCTGTTTAGAAAAAATCGAAGAGATGAAGAAAGATAATGAAAACCTAGAAAAATACCAGTCTGCACAAGAAAAAATTCAGGATTTCAATAATCTATTAAAAGTAGATAATGCTGAGATAGAAAAAAGAAATGAGAAGATTCAAAGATCCAATAAAGAAATTGAAAAACTGAACACTGATTTAGAATCTTCGAAATCTAAGCTTAAAGGATTGATGAAAATTCAAGATAGAATAAAAGATATTGAAAGTAAAATTAACGATTTAAATGAACAATTAAAACTGTCTAGGGAACAAGCGACTGAGTTAAGAACTAAAATCAACGAAGCAGATAAAAGCATCATTGATTTTAAAGAAACTATTAATGAAAAAGAGAAGCAGAGAAAGCAAGCACAATTATTTAGAGAATATAAAATATGGATAGACGTTTATTTCATTACAACTGTTGAAGCGATTGAGAAATATGCGCTACTCTCGATCAATTCTGAATTCGATCAGCAATATAGAAAATGGTATAATCTTATGATCGAGGATCCTAGTAAAGAATCCAAAATTGATGAACAGTTCTCACCGATAATCGAGCAAGACGGCTATGAACAGAATGTGGCTTTTCTAAGCGGTGGAGAAAAGACCAGCGTAGCTTTGTCTTATAGATTAGCATTGAACAATGTAGTACAAAAAGTCTCAATTGGAATGAAATCTAATCTTCTTATTTTAGATGAACCGACAGATGGTTTCAGTAAATCGCAGCTTTTTAAAATGAGGGAAATAATTGACGAGATTAAATGCCCCCAATTGATAATGGTTTCTCATGAAAGAGAACTCGAGAGCTTTGTGGATAATGTTATGAAAATTGAAAAAAGTAGAGGAATTTCAAAGATAATCAATTCATCATAATTCGCTTCAATACATTTTGAATTATTAAGTTCATGTCTACAATCTATTTTAATCCAAGGATTCAAAAATAACCTTAATTTCTCCATTGATCAAAACAAAAACAAAATTTCCATCCTTAAAGGCACCAGGATTAATTATTGTTGATTTTCCAATAACCTCCATTGTTCTAGCCTCATGAGCGTGGCCGCATAATACCAAATAAGGCTGGTACTTATCGATAATATCTGTAAGATATTTCGACCCTCTATGTTTTTCTCCATGCAAGTCTACTCGATCAGCCAATGGCGGCGTATGTGTAACCAGAATTATCCTCTCATTTTGAGTTTTCTGGAAAAGCGGTTCTAATCTCTTTCCTATATCCTCCTCAGATGTGTCATATACAAAAAATTCCTCTTTTTTTCTCTGAATTCCACCACCATACCCTATGAACGTATAATCTCCGATTTTAAGCGCTTTTTCATGAATAAAATGCAGATTCTCAAATTCATCGTTTAGAATATTATAGCAATCTGAAACAATCTCTTTTGGTGCATCCATATTGCCTGGGATCGCCACAATTTTAGATCCAATCTTGCCAAGTCTCCTATAGAAAATCCTTAGCTTTTCAATATCTTGCTCTATTTCTTTCTTAATTTCTGGTAAGTTTTTGTCAGCAGTTCGTTTTTCTTTTTTAGCTGATAGCCATTCATCCCCTCTTTTGTGTCCATACATCACATCTCCACAAAAAACGAATAAATCCGGTTCAAACTTACTCATTCTCGATATGAAATCATCTAACAAATTCAATGAACCGTGAAAATCAGATAAAACGATAAGAAGCATA contains these protein-coding regions:
- a CDS encoding metallophosphoesterase, whose amino-acid sequence is MLLIVLSDFHGSLNLLDDFISRMSKFEPDLFVFCGDVMYGHKRGDEWLSAKKEKRTADKNLPEIKKEIEQDIEKLRIFYRRLGKIGSKIVAIPGNMDAPKEIVSDCYNILNDEFENLHFIHEKALKIGDYTFIGYGGGIQRKKEEFFVYDTSEEDIGKRLEPLFQKTQNERIILVTHTPPLADRVDLHGEKHRGSKYLTDIIDKYQPYLVLCGHAHEARTMEVIGKSTIINPGAFKDGNFVFVLINGEIKVIFESLD